DNA sequence from the Terriglobia bacterium genome:
GGCGGCAAGCCGATCACTCCGTCCGAGGGAGGCTGGACGCCCATTTTCGCGCCCAGCGCGTTAGCTTTTGCCGACGGATACCAGGTTCCGCAAGCTCTCACGATGGCAGAGATTGCGTCGATCATTGAAGCTTTTGCCGCCGCCGCCCGACGCGCTCTTGCCGCAGGCGCAAAGCTGATCGAATTACACTCCGCGCACGGATACTTGCTGCATTCGTTTCTCTCGCCATTGAGCAACCAGCGTACTGACCAATATGGTGGCTCGTTCGCCAATCGCATTCGGATCGTCTGTGAAGTAGTTACAGCCGTAAGAAAAGTCTGGCCGGAACAATATCCTCTATGGGTGCGCATCTCTGCCACGGACTGGACCGAGGGCGGCTGGACGCCCGAAGAATCGGTTGAGCTGGCAAAGACCCTTAAGCCGCTCGGCGTTGACTTGATCGATTGCTCCTCCGGCGGCAACGTGGCCCAGGCAAAAATCCCCGTAGGACCTGGTTATCAGGCGGCATTCGCTGAAAAGATCCGCCGTGAAGCCGGAATTCCAACCGGCGCCGTTGGCATGATCACCGATCCGGCCCAGGCCGATCAGATCATCCGCTCCGGCCAGGCGGACGTGGTAATCATGGCGCGTCAGTTCCTGCGCGATCCCTACTGGCCGCTTCTGGCGGCACACGCTCTGGGGCAGGAGATCCAATGGCCTTTACAGTATGACCGCGCCAAAAAGAAATGAAATCGACAAAAACCCTTACCACGGATGAATACTGATCTGCACGGATTTCCAATTGATTAGGGTTGCGTACGTGGGCGGATAAAAGTCGGGCGAGATTCAAAGATGGCGGAATCGCAAACAGTCATCCGCACTGATCAATCCAAATCAGCGTTATGCGTGTTCATCAGTGGTAAGGTGTTCGCTATTTTCGCGGCGATGCCTGCGCAGTCTGAGCGGCGGGATGCGTTTCTTCCATGCGATCAATGGCGCGCTTTTCCACCGGCGACGACAAAACTATGGAAGTCGACGTTGTGCCAAATGGCGTCAGCCTGTCTATGAGCGATTCCAGGTGCTCTACCGAACGCACATGGACTTTCATAATGAAAGAATCCGCTCCCGTGCCGCGATGGCATTCCACTACTTCCGGCGAATTCTTCACCACCGCCGTGATCCGCGTAAAAACATCGCCCACAACAGACATGCGTATGAAAGCCGTGATTGGCATTCCGACTTTCATTGGATCAACATCGGCGTGATAGCCGACAATGATTCCTGCTTCTTCCATGCGCTTTACGCGCTCCACCACGGCCGGCGTTGTGAGACCAACCCGCCGTCCCAGTTCAGCGTAAGAGAGCCGCCCGTTGATTTGCAGTTCTTGCAGCAGCTTCCAGCCAATCTGGTCAAGCAACTTGTCTGTTCTTAAATTTGTTTCCATGTTTTGCCTGACATTATAAGACAGATTTTCTTTTTTTTGGCCTTATTTTGGGAATTGAGCAAATAGGATCCGGTTCATCGAAAGATTAGTGATTTCTAATCTTGTTTCGATGGCCTTTTATTTAACACGAAAATGCAATTTCTGCCTAATAAAAAGTTGTTTGGCTGGAGATCCGCCATTCCCCGGCGTCAGCGCTCTTAACTTCAGCTTCGCCCGAGTAGAAACCTCCTGAATGAACTGAAACGTCGCCCCTTTGCGAAAGCACATTCCAAAATCCTGCGTCCCGGTTTTCTGAAGTCGCGGAAGCTTGGCTGCTTTCCTAAGTATTGGAATGCTCAGCGCAGCCCCTTCTAGCTATGGAAGGGCGTGGTTGTTAAGGCATTCCGCTGAATCGCTGTATGCACCCGCCGATGTACACTAATGTACCGATGCCGAGATGGTTTTCCTTGCTTTGGGCCTATAACCAATATAAAAATGATCTACTCAATTGATTTGATACCGCTCGCCGCATTCACTCCCCCAGGCGTGAGCTAGTTATTTTTCCATGGATCCTATAGTCATCACTAACCAAGAAGTTGCTAAGGCGCAGATTCCAATTCAGGGTGCGCAGGAAGTCCGCCCCAAAGTGCCGAACCCAGTCCCTTTGTGGACGCGCCTGCTATTTGTTCCGCTGGTTCTCGTGTTGCCGCTGCTGTGCCTTGCTGCTCTGATCATGCGCATCGCCACGCGCGGCCAGGCGCCGCGTATCCGGCAGACATGGGCTTCGTATCTTCTTACGTTGCTTATCATTAGCGGCATCTTGTCCACGGTTGCGGCGGTCTTTACCATTTCACTCGATAGCGTTCCGGTGCCAGATGCCATCAGTTCGTCTCTCTCTGATCTGGACGAGCGTGGCAATTTCCCGTCACTGCCTGCGGGAAAAGAAATGTCCAGCGTGGAGTTAAGTTCGACGTTGAAGCCTCTGGTGCTTCTGGCTTCGCCTTCTGCCAAGCGCTGGTTCCAGCCGACCGCCGGAGTTTCCGGCCTTCTGGGCGCGGCCATGATCCTGCATTCTGATTCGCATGGCTACCTGCTGGCGACAGCGCGTCACGTGGCCGATGGTGAAAACTGGCGCACCCGCACAGGTCCGCAGAAAGTAATGGTCTCCGTGGGCATGAACGGCTGGGCCTCAGCGCAGGTGGTTGGCCGCCACAAACATCTTGATGTCGCCCTGCTCTGGCTGGAGCGCCACTATGGCGATGCGGAATTCACCCAGCCCGTTGCGACTTACGGCAGCGTGCAGATGGGCGAGAAGATTTTTGTCATCGGCCATCCAGAAGGCCTGAATTTTTCCGTGAGCAACGGAATTGTTTCGCGCACGCCGGGCAATGACGTGTTGCAGGTTTCCGCGCCCATTAGCCCCGGCAACAGCGGCGGCCCGGTCTATGACGAATTTGGCAACCTGCTCGGCATCGTTACCTCCAAGGTAGCGCGCTCCATGGAGCCGGAAGCCGAGAACCTGAACTTCGCGGTGAGCACGGACGCTCTGCTGCACGAATCTGACTGGGACTTTGTGGCCGGCGGAAGCGCGCCACGGAACCTGCTCGCGGATTTTGTTCACCAGGCCAAAGTGCGCAAAGTGCCCATGACCTCGGCTGCCCGATAGGAAAATCTCAAACATGGCTAACATAACTGTTACTGTTTACGATTCAACGGAAAACAAGCGCGTGCCGGTGGAGCTGCCGGATGACGCTCCGGCCAATCGCATCATCGCCGTGCTGGTGGACAAGCTGCAGTTGCCGCAAAACGGCCCAGACGGCGCTCCGCTCAGCTATAAGTTCCATCACAAAAATTCAGGCCGCCAGATACAGGATTCGCAAACCCTTTCTGACGCTGCCGTAAAAGAAGGCGACATTCTTCGCCTGCAGCCGGAAATCACCGCAGGAGCACGATGAGCAAGTCTGTGGCATCGCTGAACGGCGGCGGAACGGCTTCCGCGGGTGAAGACAGGTTCAGCCGCTTTCGTCTCATCGGCTGGTGGGACCAGGAAAAGCTTCGTTCGGCACGCGTGCTCGTGATCGGTGCGGGCGCGCTCGGCAATGAGATTCTTAAGAACATGGCGCTGCTCGGCTTCGCCAACATTGTGGTGGTCGATCTCGATTCCATTGAAGCTTCCAATCTCTCCCGCAGCATTCTTTATCGTGCGTCAGACGTAGGCCGCCGCAAAGCTGATGTTGCCGCCGATGCCGTCAGAAATATTTTTCCTGAAGCCCGCGTTCACGCAATTACCGCTAACGTGGTCCACGGTCTTGGGCTGGGACTGTTCGCCTGGGCCGACATTGTGATTGCAGGACTCGATAACCGTGAAGCGCGGCTATGGATCAATCGTGCCTGCTGGAAGATGAACAAGCCGTGGATAGACGGCGCTATTGAAGGCATCAACGGCGTGGCCCGCGTTTTCAAAGCCGGACAGCCGCCTTGTTATGAATGCACGCTCGGTGAAACGGATTGGGCCATCCTGAACAAACGCATGTCATGCAATCTGTTGGCATTGGAAAACGATACTGAAGGCAAAGTCGCCACCACGCCCACCATCTCTTCCATTATTGCCGGATTGCAGGTGCAGGAAGCGGTGAAGTTGCTGCATGGGCTGCCGGTTCTGGCAGGGAAGGGCTTCATTTTTGAAGGTCTCAACCACACCTCTTATAAGGTTGAATACACTGAGAACCGTGATTGCATGAGCCATTACACCTTTTCTGAAGTGATCCGGCTTCAGGAAACTTCGCGCGATCTCTCTCTGGCCCAAATGCTTGACCGCGCCCGGCTCGATCTTGGATCAAAAGACGTTGCGCTTGAGTTCAGCCGCGACGTGATTCACAAACTTGCGTGTCCGGGCTGCGGCGCGGAAGAAGAATTGTTTGCCGCTGTGGGCACCGTACCTTATGCAAAAGGCAAATGCGCCGCCGATGGCCAGATGCGCGCCGTGATCACCGCGCACGGATATTCCGGCCACGAACCTTTCGGCAACCGCACTCTGGATCAGCTCGGTCTTCCGCTCTTTGACGTGGTTACGGCCCGTTCGCCCGAACGCGAGATTGCCTACTTGATCGGCGGTGATGAAAAACAGGTGCTAGGACAGAGCGCGATGGGAGCGGCACGCTGATGCCTAAGCCGGCCAAAGTCAAGGTCAGGGTCTCCACCCAGCCTGTAGTGGTGATGGAGGCGGAAGTCGCGCGCAAAATCCGCCAGCACGCCCGTACGTCAATGAAGGCAGAGGTTTGCGGCGTGCTGATCGGCAATACTGAGCATGAGCGCATGACGGTGGAAGCCTGCATCGCCGGCATCAATGCCGCGCAGGGCGGCGCTC
Encoded proteins:
- a CDS encoding NADH:flavin oxidoreductase/NADH oxidase, with protein sequence MAHLFDLLNLRGVEFANRIVVSPMCQYSCTDGLANDWHFVHLGSRAVGRAAAVIAEATAITADSRISPQDLGIWSDAHIEPLRRVFSFIADQGSVPGIQLAHAGRKASTNQPWNGGKPITPSEGGWTPIFAPSALAFADGYQVPQALTMAEIASIIEAFAAAARRALAAGAKLIELHSAHGYLLHSFLSPLSNQRTDQYGGSFANRIRIVCEVVTAVRKVWPEQYPLWVRISATDWTEGGWTPEESVELAKTLKPLGVDLIDCSSGGNVAQAKIPVGPGYQAAFAEKIRREAGIPTGAVGMITDPAQADQIIRSGQADVVIMARQFLRDPYWPLLAAHALGQEIQWPLQYDRAKKK
- a CDS encoding Lrp/AsnC family transcriptional regulator, with translation METNLRTDKLLDQIGWKLLQELQINGRLSYAELGRRVGLTTPAVVERVKRMEEAGIIVGYHADVDPMKVGMPITAFIRMSVVGDVFTRITAVVKNSPEVVECHRGTGADSFIMKVHVRSVEHLESLIDRLTPFGTTSTSIVLSSPVEKRAIDRMEETHPAAQTAQASPRK
- a CDS encoding serine protease, with amino-acid sequence MDPIVITNQEVAKAQIPIQGAQEVRPKVPNPVPLWTRLLFVPLVLVLPLLCLAALIMRIATRGQAPRIRQTWASYLLTLLIISGILSTVAAVFTISLDSVPVPDAISSSLSDLDERGNFPSLPAGKEMSSVELSSTLKPLVLLASPSAKRWFQPTAGVSGLLGAAMILHSDSHGYLLATARHVADGENWRTRTGPQKVMVSVGMNGWASAQVVGRHKHLDVALLWLERHYGDAEFTQPVATYGSVQMGEKIFVIGHPEGLNFSVSNGIVSRTPGNDVLQVSAPISPGNSGGPVYDEFGNLLGIVTSKVARSMEPEAENLNFAVSTDALLHESDWDFVAGGSAPRNLLADFVHQAKVRKVPMTSAAR
- a CDS encoding EsaB/YukD family protein codes for the protein MANITVTVYDSTENKRVPVELPDDAPANRIIAVLVDKLQLPQNGPDGAPLSYKFHHKNSGRQIQDSQTLSDAAVKEGDILRLQPEITAGAR
- a CDS encoding ThiF family adenylyltransferase, with the protein product MSKSVASLNGGGTASAGEDRFSRFRLIGWWDQEKLRSARVLVIGAGALGNEILKNMALLGFANIVVVDLDSIEASNLSRSILYRASDVGRRKADVAADAVRNIFPEARVHAITANVVHGLGLGLFAWADIVIAGLDNREARLWINRACWKMNKPWIDGAIEGINGVARVFKAGQPPCYECTLGETDWAILNKRMSCNLLALENDTEGKVATTPTISSIIAGLQVQEAVKLLHGLPVLAGKGFIFEGLNHTSYKVEYTENRDCMSHYTFSEVIRLQETSRDLSLAQMLDRARLDLGSKDVALEFSRDVIHKLACPGCGAEEELFAAVGTVPYAKGKCAADGQMRAVITAHGYSGHEPFGNRTLDQLGLPLFDVVTARSPEREIAYLIGGDEKQVLGQSAMGAAR